A window from Micromonospora terminaliae encodes these proteins:
- a CDS encoding CYTH and CHAD domain-containing protein: MATVVERERKYSGDEGFRLPDLTGCGGVATTSDATVLDLDAVYWDTADLRLARSGYALRRRTGGHDAGWHLKVGAVGGARTEHQFPAGPDDADPPPDLVALFRGASRGRPVAPAARVVTRRRERRLLDAAGRPLAEVAEDDVHAEDLVSGERQAWHELEVELVEGDEALLDAVDDRLRAACARTVPVSKSHRALGGRLAATRPAPADPAAASVVDYLTAQRDTLIGHHAGALGGDEDAVHDMRVAVRRLRSTLRTFRGLWDRAESEAVRAELRWLGAQLGPVRDVQVMAARLADAVHAEPGELVLGPVPARFAERFAADLATALDGLRAALGSDRYTDLLRRLDALVEGPAARVRPRWVKRRVRRAVTRFDDRLDRALADGGTDDTALHEARKAGKRARYAVEVRRPDAELVSRLKDLQDVLGAHQDSVVTRAVLREQALRAYADGENTFTYGLLHARQAAVADRELSRLPRARDRARRRKARRWLG, translated from the coding sequence ATGGCGACCGTCGTGGAACGCGAACGCAAGTACTCCGGCGACGAGGGATTCCGGCTGCCCGACCTGACCGGGTGCGGTGGCGTCGCGACGACGTCCGACGCCACCGTGCTCGACCTGGACGCGGTCTACTGGGACACCGCCGACCTTCGGCTGGCCCGCAGCGGCTACGCCCTGCGGCGGCGGACCGGTGGGCACGACGCGGGCTGGCACCTCAAGGTGGGCGCGGTCGGCGGCGCACGCACCGAGCACCAGTTCCCGGCCGGGCCGGACGACGCCGATCCGCCTCCCGACCTGGTCGCGCTCTTCCGCGGGGCGTCCCGGGGCCGGCCGGTCGCTCCGGCCGCGCGGGTGGTGACCCGCCGACGGGAACGCCGCCTGCTGGACGCGGCGGGCCGCCCGCTGGCCGAGGTGGCCGAGGACGACGTCCACGCCGAGGATCTGGTCAGCGGCGAGCGGCAGGCCTGGCACGAGCTGGAGGTCGAGCTGGTCGAGGGCGACGAGGCGCTGCTCGACGCGGTGGACGACCGGCTGCGCGCGGCCTGCGCCCGGACGGTCCCGGTCTCGAAGTCGCACCGCGCGCTGGGCGGCCGGCTCGCCGCCACCCGGCCGGCGCCCGCCGACCCGGCCGCCGCATCCGTGGTCGACTACCTCACCGCCCAGCGCGACACCCTGATCGGCCACCACGCCGGCGCGCTCGGCGGCGACGAGGACGCCGTGCACGACATGCGGGTGGCCGTCCGCCGGCTCCGCTCCACGCTGCGGACCTTCCGCGGGCTGTGGGACCGCGCGGAGAGCGAGGCGGTACGGGCGGAGCTGCGCTGGCTGGGCGCGCAGCTCGGGCCGGTCCGGGACGTCCAGGTGATGGCCGCCCGGCTGGCCGACGCGGTCCACGCGGAACCCGGCGAGCTGGTGCTCGGCCCGGTCCCGGCCCGCTTCGCCGAGCGGTTCGCCGCCGACCTGGCCACCGCCCTGGACGGTCTGCGCGCCGCGCTCGGCTCGGATCGCTACACCGACCTGCTGCGCCGGCTGGACGCGCTCGTCGAGGGGCCGGCCGCGCGCGTACGGCCCCGGTGGGTGAAGCGCCGGGTGCGCCGTGCGGTGACCCGCTTCGACGACCGCCTGGACCGGGCGCTGGCCGACGGCGGGACCGACGACACCGCCCTGCACGAGGCGCGCAAGGCCGGCAAGCGGGCCCGGTACGCCGTCGAGGTGCGCCGGCCCGACGCCGAGCTGGTGAGCCGGCTCAAGGACCTCCAGGACGTGCTCGGCGCGCACCAGGATTCGGTGGTGACCCGCGCGGTGCTGCGCGAGCAGGCGCTGCGGGCGTACGCCGACGGCGAGAACACGTTCACCTACGGCCTGCTGCACGCCCGGCAGGCCGCGGTGGCCGACCGGGAGCTGTCGAGGCTGCCCCGGGCGCGGGATCGCGCTCGCCGGCGCAAGGCGCGCCGCTGGCTGGGCTGA
- a CDS encoding Bax inhibitor-1/YccA family protein — translation MRSANPVLDRLDDVGRTERQVLGVGAADTMTVADVVSRTVGLLLLTGVTAAVAWVLVPQAAWISAALAGSALASLVLVLVISLKQITSPPLIAGYAVLQGLLLGVASRAFELVYPGIVAQAVVGTFGVFLGMALLYRARLVRATPRLARLVVGTLIGIVAIGLVNLVTYLFTGKQGVEVYSLSARVGWLPYVFSVVAIIAGALSFVLDFDLVERAARNGLPRRYAWFCAFGLVVGLIFLYWQILRLLSYVRR, via the coding sequence GTGCGCAGTGCCAACCCGGTGCTGGACCGGCTGGACGACGTGGGCCGGACCGAACGGCAGGTGCTCGGCGTCGGGGCCGCCGACACGATGACGGTGGCCGACGTGGTCAGCCGGACCGTCGGGTTGCTGCTGCTCACCGGCGTCACCGCGGCGGTGGCCTGGGTGCTCGTCCCGCAGGCGGCGTGGATCTCCGCCGCGCTGGCCGGCAGCGCCCTGGCCAGCCTGGTGCTCGTGCTGGTGATCTCGCTGAAGCAGATCACCAGTCCACCGCTGATCGCCGGGTACGCGGTGCTCCAGGGCCTGCTGCTCGGCGTGGCCAGTCGCGCCTTCGAACTGGTCTATCCGGGCATCGTGGCGCAGGCGGTCGTCGGCACGTTCGGGGTCTTCCTCGGCATGGCGCTGCTCTACCGGGCCCGGCTGGTCCGGGCCACCCCGCGGCTGGCCCGGCTGGTCGTGGGCACGCTCATCGGCATCGTGGCGATCGGCCTGGTCAATCTGGTCACCTACCTGTTCACCGGGAAGCAGGGCGTCGAGGTCTACAGCCTCTCCGCGCGGGTGGGCTGGCTGCCGTACGTCTTCTCGGTGGTCGCGATCATCGCCGGCGCGCTCAGCTTCGTCCTCGACTTCGACCTGGTCGAGCGTGCCGCCCGCAACGGCCTGCCCCGCCGGTACGCCTGGTTCTGCGCCTTCGGCCTGGTGGTCGGCCTGATCTTCCTGTACTGGCAGATCCTGCGCCTGCTCAGCTACGTCCGGCGCTGA
- a CDS encoding Bax inhibitor-1/YccA family protein, with the protein MKTTNPVLARLGQAAERERAAGYAQPGPYGQPGYPQQYPQYPQQQPYPTGHGFPAAPPTVTPMTLDDVVVKTVLMLGILGASAAAAWVLVPDALTGAAWIGAAVVGLVLGLVISFSRMANPALVVAYSIVEGVFVGMVSKTFNTVYDGIVLQAVVATFGVFFLMAMIYKARIIRATPKFARIMVAIIAGLFGVMVINLVLALFGVNTHLRDGSPLAIGFSLVCIVVAALSFVLNFAEIEDGVRMGLPQRYSWTAAFGIVVGLVWLYLEILRLLSYFQGDD; encoded by the coding sequence GTGAAGACCACGAACCCGGTGCTCGCCCGGCTCGGCCAGGCGGCTGAGCGGGAGCGGGCGGCCGGGTACGCCCAGCCCGGGCCGTACGGTCAGCCCGGATATCCGCAGCAGTACCCGCAGTACCCGCAGCAGCAGCCGTACCCGACCGGTCACGGCTTCCCGGCGGCCCCGCCCACCGTGACCCCGATGACCCTCGACGACGTGGTCGTCAAGACGGTGCTGATGCTCGGCATCCTCGGCGCCTCGGCCGCCGCGGCCTGGGTCCTCGTGCCGGACGCCCTGACCGGCGCCGCCTGGATCGGCGCCGCCGTGGTGGGCCTGGTCCTCGGACTGGTGATCTCGTTCTCCCGGATGGCCAACCCGGCGCTGGTGGTGGCGTACTCGATCGTCGAGGGCGTCTTCGTCGGCATGGTCAGCAAGACGTTCAACACGGTCTACGACGGCATCGTGCTCCAGGCCGTGGTCGCCACCTTCGGCGTCTTCTTCCTGATGGCGATGATCTACAAGGCGCGGATCATCCGGGCCACCCCGAAGTTCGCCCGGATCATGGTGGCGATCATCGCGGGTCTGTTCGGCGTCATGGTTATCAACCTGGTGCTCGCGCTCTTCGGCGTCAACACCCACCTCCGCGACGGCAGCCCGCTGGCCATCGGCTTCAGCCTGGTCTGCATCGTGGTCGCCGCGCTGAGCTTCGTGCTCAACTTCGCGGAGATCGAGGACGGCGTCCGGATGGGGCTCCCGCAGCGCTACTCCTGGACCGCCGCGTTCGGCATCGTGGTCGGCCTGGTCTGGCTCTACCTGGAGATCCTCCGGCTGCTGAGCTACTTCCAGGGCGACGACTGA
- a CDS encoding acetyl-CoA C-acetyltransferase codes for MPIESPRDAVIVATARSPIGRAFKGSLREVRPDDLAATIVQAALDKVPALDPTTIEDLYLGCGLPGGEQGFNMARVVATLLGLDGLPGATLTRYCASSLQTTRMAMHAIRAGEGDVFISAGVETVSRYARGNSDALPPEAQALVGGGWENPRFAEARERSKARAQGGAEVWTDPREAGQLPDIYLTMGQTAENLAQVYDVTREDMDAFGVRSQNLAEKAIADGFWAREITPVTTPDGTVVSTDDGPRPGVTLEAVAGLKPVFRPDGRITAGNCCPLNDGAAAVVIMSAERARELGLTPLARIVSTGVTALSPEIMGLGPVEASKQALKRAGMTIDDVDLVEINEAFAAQVIPSYRQLGIPEDKLNVMGGAIAVGHPFGMTGARITGTLLNALEWHDKTIGLETMCVGGGQGMAMVLERLN; via the coding sequence ATGCCGATTGAGTCGCCCCGCGACGCCGTCATCGTCGCCACCGCCCGGTCCCCCATCGGCCGCGCGTTCAAGGGTTCCCTGCGGGAGGTCCGGCCGGACGACCTCGCCGCCACGATCGTCCAGGCCGCCCTCGACAAGGTCCCGGCGCTCGATCCCACCACCATCGAGGACCTCTACCTGGGCTGCGGCCTGCCCGGCGGCGAGCAGGGCTTCAACATGGCCCGGGTGGTCGCCACCCTGCTGGGCCTGGACGGCCTGCCCGGCGCCACGCTGACCCGCTACTGCGCCTCCTCGCTCCAGACGACCCGGATGGCGATGCACGCGATCCGGGCCGGCGAGGGCGATGTCTTCATCTCCGCCGGCGTGGAGACCGTCTCCCGGTACGCGCGGGGCAACTCGGACGCCCTCCCGCCGGAGGCGCAGGCGCTGGTCGGCGGCGGCTGGGAGAACCCGCGCTTCGCCGAGGCGCGCGAGCGCTCGAAGGCCCGCGCCCAGGGCGGCGCCGAGGTGTGGACCGACCCGCGCGAGGCCGGCCAGCTCCCCGACATCTACCTGACCATGGGTCAGACCGCGGAGAACCTCGCCCAGGTCTATGACGTGACCCGCGAGGACATGGACGCGTTCGGCGTCCGCAGCCAGAACCTGGCCGAGAAGGCGATCGCGGACGGCTTCTGGGCCCGCGAGATCACTCCGGTGACCACGCCGGACGGCACCGTGGTGAGCACCGACGACGGCCCGCGCCCCGGTGTGACCCTGGAGGCCGTGGCCGGTCTGAAGCCGGTCTTCCGCCCGGACGGCCGGATCACCGCCGGCAACTGCTGCCCGCTCAACGACGGCGCGGCCGCCGTGGTGATCATGAGCGCCGAGCGGGCGCGCGAGCTCGGCCTCACCCCGCTGGCCCGGATCGTCTCCACCGGCGTCACGGCGCTCTCGCCGGAGATCATGGGCCTGGGCCCGGTCGAGGCGTCCAAGCAGGCGCTGAAGCGGGCCGGCATGACCATCGACGACGTCGACCTGGTCGAGATCAACGAGGCGTTCGCCGCCCAGGTGATCCCGTCGTACCGGCAGCTCGGTATCCCCGAGGACAAGTTGAACGTGATGGGCGGCGCGATCGCCGTCGGCCACCCGTTCGGCATGACCGGCGCCCGGATCACCGGCACCCTGCTCAACGCGCTGGAGTGGCACGACAAGACCATCGGTCTGGAGACCATGTGCGTGGGCGGCGGCCAGGGCATGGCCATGGTGCTCGAACGCCTGAACTGA
- a CDS encoding SGNH/GDSL hydrolase family protein, translated as MTERNELAVRLGRAAALSLLAGTVGGAVVLAGQAIAARSREYAQPELGLALRATVGRADAPPLRLVLLGDSSALGVGVERFEETIGGQLAQLLAEAPAGRRVHLSSVGVSGSRSTDLATQVARALLGERPDVAVILIGANDATGLARPADAAAYLGSAVRRLREAHVEVVVGTCPDLGAVRAVASPLRQVLGWAGRRVARAQTTAVLDAGGSVVDLGTETGPVFRADAGTLCHDGFHPSADGYRVWAHALLPAVEAAAAVAYRHHH; from the coding sequence ATGACCGAGCGTAACGAGCTCGCGGTCCGGCTCGGCCGGGCCGCCGCGCTCTCGCTGCTCGCCGGCACGGTGGGCGGGGCGGTCGTCCTCGCCGGCCAGGCCATCGCCGCCCGCAGCCGGGAATACGCGCAGCCCGAGCTCGGCCTGGCGCTGCGTGCCACGGTCGGCCGGGCGGACGCCCCGCCGCTGCGGCTCGTGCTGCTCGGCGACTCGTCGGCGCTCGGCGTCGGCGTCGAACGCTTCGAGGAGACCATCGGCGGCCAGCTCGCCCAGCTGCTGGCCGAGGCGCCCGCCGGCCGGCGCGTGCACCTGTCCAGCGTGGGGGTTTCCGGCTCGCGCTCCACCGACCTGGCCACCCAGGTGGCCCGGGCGCTGCTCGGCGAGCGGCCCGACGTGGCGGTGATCCTGATCGGGGCGAACGACGCCACCGGGCTGGCCCGCCCGGCCGACGCGGCGGCCTACCTGGGCTCCGCGGTGCGGCGGCTCCGCGAGGCGCACGTCGAGGTGGTCGTGGGCACCTGTCCCGACCTCGGCGCGGTCCGCGCCGTCGCGTCCCCGCTGCGGCAGGTGCTCGGCTGGGCGGGGCGGCGGGTGGCGCGCGCCCAGACGACCGCCGTGCTCGACGCCGGCGGCAGCGTCGTCGACCTGGGCACCGAGACCGGCCCGGTGTTCCGGGCCGACGCCGGCACCCTCTGCCACGACGGCTTCCACCCGTCCGCCGACGGCTACCGGGTCTGGGCGCACGCCCTGCTCCCGGCGGTCGAGGCGGCCGCCGCGGTCGCCTACCGGCACCACCACTGA